CCAGTATCTCAAACACGACGTTCTCTAAAAGTGACAACGCCAAGAGGAATTTAACACGTAAATCAAATTAAACGAACAGAAAACATATATAGATGTAGCCCAAAATTAACTACATCCAATGAGAAACGGAAACATCAGCGAACAAGAGACAAACCAAAAAGAGCTAATTAACTATAATCATGAAATCTAAACCTAAAGTTAAGATAACCAAGTTGATTCATCCtaaccaaaacaagaaaaaaaacgAGGAGCAGAAAAACAATCATATTAATTCTTCACATTATTTATTTTCGCGTGCAAATTTAATTAGAGTTGTTGATGAATATCATTTGTTGTTCCAAGAGGGATTTTCCATCAACACGAGATTTGGTGAGTTGCGACTCCACGTACTCTTCATACTTCATTGCATTATACTTCGCGCCGCCGTCCTTCTCCaccagcgccgccgccggcccCACCACTGCCTCCCCGGACGGACCATTCGCCACCACGATCgagatcctctctctctcctcattcacCACCGCTCTATGCTTCACGCTCTTACACCTCCCGTTTGTGAAAATCTATTCAATTATACAAACAACAAGTTAATTAAGAAtacaacttaattaattaattaattaatttatataagcATATTACATAATTAAATGCGTCAAAGGGAAAAACTACccaaatttttttcataaaatttaggATTAATTGCATGCATGTAAGTAAATACAAAAAGTATatctaaattttgatttttaatcaataatatttttttagttaattaaaacataaactTTGAACCTGTACGACATTTATCCGATGTGGACACCGGATTTTATTGCGTGAGATTTTTTTATATGAGTTAGAAGAAAATGAGTAATCTATTTTATAAAAGTTTATATATATTTCCCACATATGATGCAACAAAATGAGTATTTCAAATTTTCCATAAATAATAGActgatatatatatacctcAAGTTGGTCAGCTGCATTAACCAAAATAGAATTCTGAGGTGAATCAGCGTTGAACCATTTGCCATCATGCTCAATCTGCAGACCATCGACGCCGTTGTGTATGAGAAACGTGAACAAACCTGGATCTGTATGCGCCGGAATGCCGATGGCTTGATCGGGCTGAGGGCAGCGTGGATAGTAATTCGTCGCAAACATTTGAAAACTCGAATCCATCTTCAATATTTCATCCACGTAGCGTTGATTCAATTCTAAAGCTTCGCATACAGCCTCGATTAGCGTAGTAGCTAGTTTTCTGGTGATTTGGGTGTATTCCAACACCGCATCCCTAAAGACATAACACAATGTCAGAAGAAAGTATTTCATCAAGCGTAACATCTATGATGCGTTCACTTAGATGATAATGTAATAAAAGAAattcatcttttctttttttccttcttttctaatgaaaaatttacaatcaaagagaatacACGCTATATTTAAAACATGGGTTATTTTTTACCTTAAGAGTTGGGGTTGGTGAGGGCAATGGAAGTTGGGATGCACGTAGAGCTTAAGGTAATCCCTCCATAGAGTGAAGCTCTGGTTTGAAGTGTTGGCGACGTTGAAATTGCCACATTTGATGGGATCTGAAGCACTCTTCGCTTCGAATTGCTTCTTCTCCGAGTCCGGCAATCTGAAGAATTCTTTCACTGCGATAAACATTGCTTCCATCAAGCTCTCAGGTACGCCGTGATTCACAAGCTTCACACACGAACATTCATTCAGATTATAGGGTCTCTTTTAAAATATAGCCCGAACTTTGATCTGATGCTGACTATTAaatcaaaaattttaaatatcataatGTAGCCTGTATTTATCTACGTTGTTCACTTAATCAACTTAAGATGATGTGTCTTCAAGAAACAAACATCAAAGTTAGTAATATGCTACAAACAGcctgaaatattttttaaatactgAAAAATCAACGAAAACTCTCTTTTAAGTTAGTCGGAAGCTATGACTAATTGGCCCTATTATgtaaacaacaataataacactATGAAAATTTCTCTAACTAGCGACGGATTTTCCGTCGCAAAAACGTCGCTTTTTTTTTCCTGTTGCAAACTGATCCTTGCGACGGAAGTCACGGGCCATCGCAAGTCTTGCGACGGACCACCGACGGCGGACTGATCATGTATTACTAgctctatatatatttaattaattatgtaatgTAATTGATCTTACGATGAAAAATCCCCATTCTCGACATGCTGCGGCGAGATCGTCGACGGCTTTCGAGCGTTGATGAGGAT
The genomic region above belongs to Salvia miltiorrhiza cultivar Shanhuang (shh) chromosome 5, IMPLAD_Smil_shh, whole genome shotgun sequence and contains:
- the LOC131026637 gene encoding 2-oxoglutarate-dependent dioxygenase 19-like, which encodes MKLITSIYTSLTTPILTKLQGKKKEIKLKMASIVAASDSFKPFEFDATLKVIADSSSLKSVPSKFNFSNERTAFTSDSLPTVDFSALIAGDPHQRSKAVDDLAAACREWGFFILVNHGVPESLMEAMFIAVKEFFRLPDSEKKQFEAKSASDPIKCGNFNVANTSNQSFTLWRDYLKLYVHPNFHCPHQPQLLRDAVLEYTQITRKLATTLIEAVCEALELNQRYVDEILKMDSSFQMFATNYYPRCPQPDQAIGIPAHTDPGLFTFLIHNGVDGLQIEHDGKWFNADSPQNSILVNAADQLEIFTNGRCKSVKHRAVVNEERERISIVVANGPSGEAVVGPAAALVEKDGGAKYNAMKYEEYVESQLTKSRVDGKSLLEQQMIFINNSN